A single Thermoleophilia bacterium DNA region contains:
- a CDS encoding cytochrome c oxidase assembly protein produces MTSLFTQALAELGPAVVAGLELIPLTAAVVFYWHRAMTLSWAGRPVPMWRQICFGTGLFLASFVLFSPWGYLAEELVIAHMIEHLVIGDIASLFLVLGLTRSILQPILAIPFFNRLQVLANPFIAFPLWAINLFFWHIPVMYDAAYGGAVLHGLEHGLFLSFGMLMWMPVFGPLPTPTWFGSGWKVVYVVVVRFTAAILGNILMWTQVTLYNNYDAGHLKWGLSAVQDQSTAGVIMMVEGTFLILGVLAYTFFESAKQSMKKQELMDLAYTEGATLDEARAERAVKAGHADLLEKRIRAGELSGDSAR; encoded by the coding sequence GTGACTTCGCTTTTCACACAGGCCCTGGCCGAGCTTGGTCCCGCCGTCGTCGCGGGCCTCGAACTGATCCCGCTGACCGCCGCCGTGGTCTTCTACTGGCACCGGGCGATGACCCTCTCCTGGGCCGGACGACCGGTCCCGATGTGGCGCCAGATCTGTTTCGGCACCGGCCTCTTCCTCGCGTCCTTCGTGCTGTTCAGCCCCTGGGGTTACCTCGCCGAGGAGCTGGTGATCGCCCACATGATCGAGCACCTGGTGATCGGGGACATCGCCTCGCTCTTCCTGGTCCTCGGGCTGACCCGCTCGATCCTCCAGCCGATCCTCGCAATCCCCTTCTTCAACCGGCTTCAGGTGCTGGCGAACCCGTTCATCGCCTTTCCGCTCTGGGCGATAAACCTGTTCTTCTGGCACATCCCGGTGATGTACGACGCGGCCTACGGCGGGGCGGTGCTCCACGGCCTCGAGCACGGTCTCTTCCTGAGCTTCGGCATGCTGATGTGGATGCCCGTCTTCGGGCCGTTGCCGACCCCGACGTGGTTCGGATCGGGATGGAAGGTCGTCTATGTCGTCGTGGTGCGTTTCACGGCGGCGATCCTCGGCAACATCCTGATGTGGACCCAGGTCACGCTCTACAACAACTACGACGCGGGCCACCTGAAATGGGGACTCTCGGCGGTTCAGGACCAGAGCACGGCGGGCGTGATCATGATGGTTGAAGGCACCTTCCTGATCCTCGGAGTGCTCGCCTACACGTTCTTCGAATCGGCGAAGCAGAGCATGAAGAAGCAGGAGCTGATGGACCTCGCCTATACGGAGGGTGCCACCCTCGACGAAGCCCGGGCCGAGCGCGCGGTCAAGGCCGGCCACGCCGACCTGCTGGAGAAACGCATCCGCGCCGGGGAACTAAGTGGCGATTCAGCCAGGTAA
- a CDS encoding fused MFS/spermidine synthase has protein sequence MGTEIAGARLLAPYFGDSTIVWANTIGVVLVALSVGYWLGGKLADRDPRLSTLCKVVLGGSLLIALIPFLAQPFLGASVDAFDTISVGAFAGSLLGVLVLLAIPVMVMGSVSPWAIRIAMSDVEHAGELAGRLYAVSTAGSLVGTMISALVTIPLLGTQRTFLVFALVVAAVGLVGLGWRWAPVPAIVAAALLIPVGTIKASDTGAVLFEAETTQQYARVVEKPDGERNLELNEGQAIHSIYRPGTWLVGGYWDENLVLPFATDTGPKPPERVAILGSAAGTVARAYGHFFPETKVDAVEIDGELTELGRRYFDLDNPNMEVFTEDARPWLRQADPVYDTIMVDAYRQPYIPFYLATKEFFELVRERLRPGGTILINVGHPEGNDDLEKALSTTLAESFPSIMRDPVEDTSTMLVAGETPVSARNLLAAAPSMPAPLPGLATATASRLEPALTGGDVWTDDKAPVEWLVDLSLLGFANE, from the coding sequence ATGGGGACCGAGATCGCCGGAGCCCGCCTGCTGGCGCCGTATTTCGGTGACTCGACCATCGTCTGGGCAAACACGATCGGGGTGGTGCTCGTGGCGCTCTCGGTCGGCTATTGGCTCGGTGGCAAGCTGGCCGACCGCGACCCGCGGCTGAGCACGCTCTGCAAGGTGGTTCTCGGCGGCTCGCTGCTGATCGCGCTGATCCCGTTCCTGGCGCAGCCGTTCCTCGGGGCGTCGGTCGATGCCTTCGACACGATCTCGGTCGGAGCTTTCGCCGGGTCGTTGCTCGGAGTCCTGGTCCTGCTGGCGATCCCGGTGATGGTCATGGGCTCGGTCTCGCCCTGGGCGATCCGGATCGCGATGTCGGACGTCGAGCATGCCGGCGAACTCGCGGGCCGCCTCTACGCGGTCTCGACCGCAGGCTCGCTGGTCGGCACGATGATTTCGGCCCTGGTGACGATCCCTCTGCTCGGCACGCAGCGCACCTTTCTCGTCTTCGCGCTGGTCGTCGCAGCGGTCGGCCTGGTCGGGCTCGGCTGGCGCTGGGCGCCGGTTCCGGCGATCGTCGCCGCGGCGTTGCTGATCCCGGTCGGCACGATCAAGGCATCGGACACGGGCGCAGTGCTCTTCGAAGCCGAGACCACCCAGCAGTACGCGCGGGTTGTCGAGAAGCCCGACGGCGAGCGCAACCTCGAACTGAACGAAGGCCAGGCGATCCATTCGATCTACCGTCCCGGCACCTGGCTGGTCGGCGGTTACTGGGACGAGAACCTCGTGCTGCCTTTCGCCACCGATACGGGGCCGAAGCCGCCCGAGCGGGTGGCGATCCTCGGCTCCGCCGCTGGAACGGTTGCCCGCGCCTACGGCCACTTCTTCCCGGAGACGAAGGTGGACGCGGTGGAGATCGACGGCGAACTGACTGAACTCGGTCGGCGCTACTTCGACCTCGACAACCCGAACATGGAGGTTTTCACCGAGGACGCAAGGCCCTGGCTGCGGCAGGCCGATCCGGTCTACGACACGATCATGGTCGATGCATACCGCCAGCCGTACATCCCGTTCTACCTGGCGACGAAGGAGTTTTTCGAGCTGGTACGCGAGCGGCTCCGGCCCGGCGGCACGATCCTGATCAACGTCGGGCATCCCGAAGGAAACGACGACCTCGAAAAGGCGCTGAGCACGACCCTGGCCGAATCGTTCCCGTCGATCATGCGTGATCCGGTCGAAGACACGAGCACGATGCTGGTCGCCGGCGAGACGCCGGTCTCGGCCCGGAACCTCCTTGCCGCCGCGCCCTCGATGCCGGCGCCGCTGCCGGGGCTGGCCACCGCGACCGCGTCCCGGCTCGAGCCCGCCCTGACCGGCGGCGACGTCTGGACCGACGACAAGGCCCCGGTCGAGTGGCTGGTCGACCTCTCCCTGCTGGGATTCGCCAATGAGTAG
- a CDS encoding trigger factor, which yields MKTTVEELENSRVRVEAEVSAEDVATQTQRAARGLAKEMRLPGFRKGKAPPSLVIQRLGFPSVFEEALRAGLPEWYQAAVFDSGVVPIGDPDVEVTEAPSAEGEPLEFKFEVGVRPGAQLGDYLGLEVEKPGSEVPDEIIERELDRLREGMASLDAVEKEAAEGDHVLVDFVGSLDGVEFEGGTANDHLIEIGSGQLIDDFEEQIIGNKVGDEVEVTVTFPEEYGAAELAGQEAVFAVTVKEVREKKLPELDDDFASEASEFDTVDELKADIAEKLAESAEARIEQDFRVAAVDVAVDNAMINLPADIVEARGQERWDRVERQMQGQGMNPDTYLQMQGKTRDEIIEESLPDAEQEIKRESVLVAVADAEDIEVTDAEMEEELEHMAGHERTTAAKLLERLKRDGRHEMVAADIRVRKAIDVIADAAKPVEMSAEDAREKLWDHAGHNH from the coding sequence TTGAAGACGACCGTTGAAGAACTTGAGAATTCCCGTGTCCGCGTCGAAGCTGAGGTTTCAGCTGAAGACGTCGCAACCCAGACCCAGCGTGCCGCACGCGGCCTCGCCAAAGAGATGCGCCTGCCCGGCTTCCGCAAGGGCAAGGCCCCGCCGTCGCTGGTCATCCAGCGCCTCGGCTTCCCATCGGTGTTCGAAGAGGCCCTCCGCGCCGGGTTGCCCGAGTGGTACCAGGCCGCGGTCTTCGATTCGGGCGTGGTGCCGATCGGCGACCCTGATGTCGAGGTGACCGAGGCCCCGTCCGCCGAAGGAGAGCCGCTCGAGTTCAAGTTCGAAGTCGGCGTGCGTCCCGGCGCCCAGCTCGGCGATTACCTCGGCCTCGAGGTCGAGAAGCCCGGCAGCGAAGTCCCCGACGAGATCATCGAGCGCGAGCTCGACCGCCTGCGCGAGGGCATGGCCAGTCTCGACGCGGTCGAGAAGGAAGCGGCCGAGGGCGACCACGTGCTGGTCGACTTCGTAGGCAGTCTCGACGGCGTCGAATTCGAAGGCGGCACGGCGAACGATCACTTGATCGAGATCGGGTCGGGCCAGCTGATCGACGACTTCGAGGAGCAGATCATCGGCAACAAGGTCGGCGACGAGGTCGAAGTGACCGTGACTTTCCCCGAGGAGTACGGCGCGGCCGAACTGGCGGGGCAGGAAGCCGTGTTCGCGGTGACCGTCAAGGAAGTTCGCGAGAAGAAACTGCCGGAGCTCGATGACGACTTCGCCTCCGAGGCCTCCGAATTCGACACGGTCGATGAACTGAAAGCTGACATCGCCGAGAAGCTGGCCGAGTCGGCCGAGGCGCGGATCGAGCAGGACTTCAGGGTGGCCGCTGTCGACGTCGCGGTCGATAACGCCATGATCAATCTTCCTGCCGACATCGTGGAGGCGCGGGGCCAGGAACGCTGGGACCGGGTCGAGCGCCAGATGCAGGGCCAGGGCATGAACCCCGACACCTACCTCCAGATGCAGGGCAAGACGCGTGACGAAATAATCGAAGAGTCCCTGCCGGACGCCGAGCAGGAGATCAAGCGTGAATCGGTGCTGGTAGCGGTGGCCGACGCCGAGGACATCGAAGTGACCGACGCCGAGATGGAAGAAGAGCTCGAGCACATGGCCGGTCACGAGCGCACGACGGCGGCGAAACTGCTTGAGCGGCTGAAGCGGGACGGACGGCACGAGATGGTCGCCGCCGACATCCGGGTGCGCAAGGCGATCGACGTGATCGCCGACGCTGCCAAGCCGGTCGAGATGTCCGCCGAGGACGCCAGGGAAAAGCTCTGGGACCACGCCGGTCACAACCACTGA
- the clpP gene encoding ATP-dependent Clp endopeptidase proteolytic subunit ClpP has translation MSPLVPMVVEQTSRGERSFDIYSRLLNERIIFLGTGVSEDIANLIVAQLLHLESEDPEKDISLYVNSPGGSVYAGLAIYDTMQFIKPDVQTICVGIAMSMGALLLAGGAQGKRMSLPNSKILIHQVSSGFSGQATDIEIHANEIIDTRSRLDKILAKHTGQTLEKITHDTERDYFMSSDEAKDYGIVDRVIEHH, from the coding sequence ATGAGTCCACTTGTCCCCATGGTTGTTGAACAGACGTCGCGTGGCGAGCGTTCGTTCGACATATATTCCCGGCTCCTCAACGAGCGAATCATCTTCCTTGGCACTGGCGTCAGCGAGGACATTGCCAACCTGATCGTGGCGCAGCTGCTGCACCTCGAGTCGGAGGACCCGGAGAAGGACATCAGCCTTTACGTCAACTCTCCCGGCGGTTCCGTCTATGCCGGTCTGGCGATCTACGACACGATGCAATTCATCAAGCCCGATGTCCAGACGATCTGCGTCGGCATCGCGATGAGCATGGGAGCACTCCTCCTGGCAGGTGGCGCCCAGGGTAAGCGCATGTCGCTCCCCAACTCGAAGATCCTGATCCATCAGGTCTCCTCCGGTTTCTCCGGACAGGCGACGGACATCGAGATTCACGCGAACGAGATCATCGACACTCGCAGCCGTCTCGACAAGATTCTCGCCAAGCACACCGGTCAGACTCTCGAGAAGATCACGCACGACACCGAGCGCGACTACTTCATGAGCTCCGACGAGGCCAAGGACTACGGCATAGTCGATCGCGTCATCGAGCATCACTGA
- a CDS encoding peptidoglycan DD-metalloendopeptidase family protein — MAAAAPEKPAPLNFKLGRGTVSPKQAVPDSVRPQRIVFRFRASRPTPIEIRVIKLGSGRTVRRFATSPLQPGRWHRVDFDGLDRKGRLAGPGKYRVRVGPLAGRLEKLSRLKLHGHRVPVVGPHGTRGAIGAFGAPRTDGRTHEGFDITANCGRPLVAVRSGTILERASEPELKGNYVVMKGRSERRTYLYAHLRRPATVKRGQRVRAGHRLGSVGQTGNAAGTPCHLHFEVRSRGHLLDPEPLVNSWVW, encoded by the coding sequence GTGGCCGCAGCCGCGCCTGAAAAACCGGCTCCGCTGAACTTCAAGCTGGGGCGGGGGACCGTTTCACCGAAGCAGGCCGTGCCCGACTCGGTGCGCCCGCAGCGCATCGTCTTCCGCTTCCGTGCTTCGCGACCGACGCCGATCGAGATCCGGGTGATCAAGCTGGGCTCGGGCCGGACGGTCCGCCGGTTCGCGACAAGTCCGCTCCAGCCAGGCCGGTGGCACCGCGTGGACTTCGACGGGCTCGACCGGAAGGGCCGGCTCGCCGGCCCGGGCAAGTACCGGGTGCGCGTCGGGCCGCTCGCCGGGCGTCTGGAAAAGCTCTCCCGTCTGAAGCTCCACGGCCACCGCGTTCCCGTGGTCGGCCCTCACGGCACCCGCGGTGCGATCGGCGCCTTCGGGGCTCCGCGAACCGACGGCCGCACCCACGAAGGCTTCGACATCACCGCGAACTGTGGCCGGCCCCTGGTCGCCGTGCGCTCGGGAACGATCCTTGAACGCGCCAGCGAACCAGAGCTCAAGGGCAATTACGTCGTGATGAAGGGGCGAAGCGAGCGCCGCACCTACTTGTACGCGCACCTCAGGCGGCCGGCCACTGTGAAGCGCGGCCAGAGGGTCAGGGCGGGTCACCGGCTCGGCTCGGTCGGCCAGACCGGCAATGCGGCCGGAACCCCCTGCCACCTTCATTTCGAGGTGCGGTCGAGAGGGCACCTGCTCGACCCTGAACCGTTGGTCAATTCCTGGGTCTGGTGA
- a CDS encoding adenosine deaminase yields the protein MDAENLPARLAALLVGLVLIAGFTPGASANETGAAQRLQQLQDKPEKLRNFLRFMPKGTDLHTHLSGAVYAESMIKWGAEDGKCVDTTTFVSSFPPCLAGQVPIANALLNTTLFDQIVAAWSMRNFIPGPVSGHDHFFATFDLFGGAFSGRQGDGLAEETKRAGIQNVQYTEPLITPQFGHTLQVANAVGYNPDFGELRESLLNAGLLDAIPAAETTASSALSGQRATLGCDGDNPQVGCGVNVRFDVQVLRNQPPAVVFAQLLFGFELMQADPTWAGMNMVQPEDASLSIAYYRLHMKMIKFLKTIYPDGNVTLHAGELVPGLTPPEDLRFHIRDAVNVAGAQRIGHGADLKWEKNPQGLLNDIVRKKVCLEINLSSNAQILELKGKAHPVREYVKNGVRVTLSTDDEGVSRADLTSQYAIAVRQHGFGYRRLKKFAQEGLRCSFLPNSEKETELSQQKKLFRQFEAQFKPKVTRPRN from the coding sequence ATGGACGCTGAGAACTTGCCCGCCCGCCTCGCGGCCCTTCTGGTTGGCCTGGTCCTGATCGCCGGCTTCACGCCGGGCGCCTCGGCCAACGAAACGGGCGCCGCCCAGCGCCTCCAGCAACTTCAGGACAAACCGGAGAAGCTGCGCAACTTCCTGCGCTTCATGCCCAAAGGCACCGACCTCCACACCCACCTCTCCGGCGCGGTCTACGCCGAGTCGATGATCAAGTGGGGCGCCGAAGACGGCAAGTGCGTCGACACCACTACCTTCGTGTCGAGCTTCCCGCCCTGCCTCGCCGGCCAGGTGCCGATCGCGAACGCACTCCTCAACACCACCCTCTTCGACCAGATCGTCGCCGCCTGGTCGATGCGAAACTTCATTCCGGGTCCGGTCTCCGGCCACGACCACTTCTTCGCCACTTTCGACCTGTTCGGCGGCGCCTTCAGCGGCCGCCAGGGCGACGGCCTCGCCGAAGAAACCAAACGGGCAGGGATCCAGAACGTGCAGTACACCGAGCCGCTGATCACCCCCCAGTTCGGCCACACCCTCCAGGTTGCGAACGCGGTCGGCTACAACCCCGACTTCGGCGAGCTGCGCGAGTCACTCCTGAACGCGGGCCTGCTCGATGCGATCCCCGCCGCCGAAACCACCGCCTCGTCGGCGCTCTCCGGACAGCGGGCCACTCTCGGCTGCGACGGCGACAACCCTCAGGTCGGCTGTGGCGTCAACGTGCGCTTCGACGTTCAGGTCCTGCGCAACCAGCCGCCCGCCGTCGTCTTCGCTCAGCTGCTCTTCGGCTTTGAGCTGATGCAGGCCGATCCGACCTGGGCCGGCATGAACATGGTCCAGCCCGAGGACGCCTCGCTGTCGATCGCTTACTACCGGCTCCACATGAAGATGATCAAGTTCCTGAAGACGATCTACCCGGACGGCAACGTGACCCTCCACGCCGGCGAACTGGTCCCCGGCCTGACCCCGCCCGAGGACCTTCGCTTCCACATCCGCGACGCGGTCAACGTCGCCGGTGCCCAGCGGATCGGCCACGGGGCCGACCTCAAGTGGGAGAAGAACCCCCAGGGCCTTCTGAACGACATCGTCAGGAAGAAGGTCTGCCTGGAGATCAACCTGAGTTCCAACGCCCAGATCCTCGAACTCAAGGGCAAGGCGCATCCGGTCCGCGAGTACGTGAAGAACGGCGTCCGGGTCACGCTTTCCACCGACGACGAAGGCGTATCGCGCGCCGACCTCACCTCGCAGTACGCGATCGCCGTGCGGCAGCACGGGTTCGGCTATCGCCGGCTCAAGAAGTTCGCTCAGGAAGGCCTGCGCTGCTCGTTCCTGCCGAACTCCGAAAAGGAGACCGAGCTCTCACAGCAGAAGAAGCTCTTCCGTCAGTTCGAAGCGCAGTTCAAGCCGAAGGTCACCAGACCCAGGAATTGA
- a CDS encoding aldehyde reductase translates to MPGPTTNSASTVLVTGGSGFLGGRSVNQLLEQGYRVRTTVRDESKAPALRSAVTAGVDGEPDLTFFEADLDSDTGWDEAVAGCDFVLHIASPFPASQPKNPQELIGPARDGALRVLKAALDAGVKRVVMTSSTAAIRSDGGPERSGPYTEEDWTDPELPGLTPYAQSKTIAERAAWHLVEQSGDTDRLAVVNPSAILGPLLGDEDSSSLQIIQRMLDGMPGVPRLGFSFVDVRDTADLHIRAMISPAAGGKRFIASGPFLWMSEVAEILRTELPEEGAKAPKRIVPKPLVRLMGLFDPAIRSLIGDIGKESHFSNARAKDLLGWEPRPINETVADCGRSLAAHGR, encoded by the coding sequence ATGCCCGGACCGACCACGAACAGCGCCTCCACTGTCCTCGTCACCGGAGGCTCCGGCTTTCTCGGCGGCCGCAGCGTCAACCAGCTCCTCGAGCAGGGATACCGCGTCAGGACGACCGTGCGCGACGAGTCGAAGGCTCCTGCCCTCCGCTCCGCGGTCACCGCCGGCGTGGACGGCGAACCGGACCTGACTTTCTTCGAAGCCGACCTGGACTCCGACACCGGTTGGGATGAAGCGGTCGCGGGCTGCGACTTTGTCCTCCACATCGCTTCCCCGTTTCCGGCATCGCAGCCCAAGAATCCCCAGGAGCTGATTGGACCGGCCCGCGACGGCGCCCTTCGGGTTCTCAAGGCCGCCCTCGACGCCGGCGTCAAGCGTGTGGTCATGACTTCCTCCACAGCCGCGATCCGGAGTGACGGCGGCCCGGAGCGCTCCGGCCCGTACACCGAAGAGGACTGGACCGACCCGGAACTGCCCGGCCTCACGCCTTACGCGCAATCGAAGACGATCGCCGAGCGCGCCGCCTGGCACCTGGTCGAGCAGTCCGGGGACACGGACCGGCTGGCCGTGGTCAACCCGAGCGCGATTCTCGGCCCCCTGCTTGGTGACGAGGACTCCTCCTCCCTTCAGATCATCCAGCGCATGCTCGACGGCATGCCGGGTGTACCGCGGCTCGGTTTCAGCTTCGTCGACGTGCGCGACACCGCCGACCTCCACATCCGCGCGATGATCTCCCCAGCAGCCGGCGGAAAGCGGTTCATCGCTTCGGGGCCCTTCCTCTGGATGTCGGAGGTCGCCGAGATCCTGCGCACCGAACTTCCGGAAGAGGGCGCCAAGGCACCAAAACGGATCGTCCCCAAACCCTTGGTCAGGCTCATGGGGCTTTTCGATCCCGCGATCCGGTCGCTGATCGGCGACATCGGCAAGGAATCGCACTTCTCGAACGCCCGGGCGAAGGACCTCCTCGGCTGGGAACCGCGGCCGATCAACGAGACGGTCGCCGACTGCGGCCGGAGCCTCGCGGCGCATGGACGCTGA